A window from Carcharodon carcharias isolate sCarCar2 chromosome 36 unlocalized genomic scaffold, sCarCar2.pri SUPER_36_unloc_1, whole genome shotgun sequence encodes these proteins:
- the LOC121274322 gene encoding ubiquitin carboxyl-terminal hydrolase MINDY-1-like: protein MEEDHIRHGGSVDVEGGVTTASGQPIGGKPDPAAAGHPTGDGKGPEGEAGRPESPPASATSEEGEGQGSGGGGPEPLASAEPGAGLASGGEGAADSDTPPPPSGSPCRPEASRSDPASTFYLVKWISWKGEKTPLITQSENGPCPLIAIVNILLLRWKVGDAPPSAPVTP from the coding sequence ATGGAGGAAGACCACATCCGACATGGGGGCAGCGTTGATGTGGAGGGGGGCGTGACCACCGCCTCCGGACAGCCAATCGGCGGGAAGCCAGACCCCGCGGCCGCCGGGCACCCCACGGGCGATGGGAAGGGGCCGGAGGGGGAGGCAGGGCGGCCCGAGAGCCCTCCGGCCTCCGCTACGAGCGAGGAGGGCGAGGGTCAGGGGTCGGGAGGCGGAGGCCCCGAGCCGCTGGCCTCGGCAGAGCCCGGGGCGGGCCTGGCCagcggaggggagggggcggccGATTCGGACACCCCTCCTCCACCTTCGGGGTCACCATGCAGGCCGGAAGCCTCCCGGAGCGACCCGGCCAGCACCTTCTACCTGGTCAAGTGGATCAGTTGGAAAGGGGAGAAGACGCCATTGATAACCCAGAGCGAGAACGGGCCCTGTCCCCTCATCGCCATCGTCAACATCCTCCTCCTCCGATGGAAGGTAGGTGATGCTCCCCCCTCAGCTCCTGTCACACCCTGA
- the them4 gene encoding acyl-coenzyme A thioesterase THEM4 isoform X3: MVPSDRFKDYGIPNASWNPDMMALYRRYMAWTEDGSWKRLPSYNRALRQDRDPESPNRLFTRNTDVEGSCFEYAMFLNASERRILCIFQPGPLLEGPPCHTHGGAIFTLLDGVAGTCAYATMGPVLTANVNVNFQSPVPLGSTVLIEARIERVVDRKIFMSCLITSGISPKVHVDGSMLFIKCLGSGPANGK, encoded by the exons ATG GTGCCCAGTGACAGGTTCAAGGACTATGGCATTCCGAATGCCAGCTGGAACCCGGACATGATGGCGCTGTACCGCCGGTACATGGCATGGACCGAGGACGGCTCCTGGAAGAGGCTCCCCTCCTACAACCGGGCCCTCAGGCAGG ATCGAGATCCAGAGAGCCCCAATCGATTGTTCACCAGGAATACAGATGTGGAGGGATCCTGCTTTGAGTACGCCATGTTCCTGAACGCGTCGGAGAGAAGGATTCTGTGTATATTCCAGCCTGGACCATTATTGGAGGGACCCCCCTG ccACACCCATGGTGGTGCCATCTTCACCCTGCTTGATGGGGTAGCGGGGACATGTGCATACGCTACCATGGGCCCTGTCCTTACAGCCAACGTCAATGTCAACTTCCAGAG ccctgtgCCTTTAGGGTCTACAGTCCTGATCGAAGCTCGCATCGAGAGGGTAGTCGACAGAaagatattcatgtcctgtcTCATCACCAGCGGCATCAGCCCCAAGGTTCATGTGGACGGCAGCA
- the them4 gene encoding acyl-coenzyme A thioesterase THEM4 isoform X1, with product MMRLGILNRLCRSAVFCSDWTVRDGVTTTMLTLVRNHHVPSDRFKDYGIPNASWNPDMMALYRRYMAWTEDGSWKRLPSYNRALRQDRDPESPNRLFTRNTDVEGSCFEYAMFLNASERRILCIFQPGPLLEGPPCHTHGGAIFTLLDGVAGTCAYATMGPVLTANVNVNFQSPVPLGSTVLIEARIERVVDRKIFMSCLITSGISPKVHVDGSMLFIKCLGSGPANGK from the exons ATGATGCGGCTTGGGATCCTCAACAGGCTGTGCCGATCTGCGGTGTTCTGCTCTGATTGGACAGTGAGGGATGGAGTCACAACCACCATGCTGACCCTGGTCCGGAATCACCAT GTGCCCAGTGACAGGTTCAAGGACTATGGCATTCCGAATGCCAGCTGGAACCCGGACATGATGGCGCTGTACCGCCGGTACATGGCATGGACCGAGGACGGCTCCTGGAAGAGGCTCCCCTCCTACAACCGGGCCCTCAGGCAGG ATCGAGATCCAGAGAGCCCCAATCGATTGTTCACCAGGAATACAGATGTGGAGGGATCCTGCTTTGAGTACGCCATGTTCCTGAACGCGTCGGAGAGAAGGATTCTGTGTATATTCCAGCCTGGACCATTATTGGAGGGACCCCCCTG ccACACCCATGGTGGTGCCATCTTCACCCTGCTTGATGGGGTAGCGGGGACATGTGCATACGCTACCATGGGCCCTGTCCTTACAGCCAACGTCAATGTCAACTTCCAGAG ccctgtgCCTTTAGGGTCTACAGTCCTGATCGAAGCTCGCATCGAGAGGGTAGTCGACAGAaagatattcatgtcctgtcTCATCACCAGCGGCATCAGCCCCAAGGTTCATGTGGACGGCAGCA
- the them4 gene encoding acyl-coenzyme A thioesterase THEM4 isoform X4 has product MMRLGILNRLCRSAVFCSDWTVRDGVTTTMLTLVRNHHVPSDRFKDYGIPNASWNPDMMALYRRYMAWTEDGSWKRLPSYNRALRQDRDPESPNRLFTRNTDVEGSCFEYAMFLNASERRILCIFQPGPLLEGPPCPVPLGSTVLIEARIERVVDRKIFMSCLITSGISPKVHVDGSMLFIKCLGSGPANGK; this is encoded by the exons ATGATGCGGCTTGGGATCCTCAACAGGCTGTGCCGATCTGCGGTGTTCTGCTCTGATTGGACAGTGAGGGATGGAGTCACAACCACCATGCTGACCCTGGTCCGGAATCACCAT GTGCCCAGTGACAGGTTCAAGGACTATGGCATTCCGAATGCCAGCTGGAACCCGGACATGATGGCGCTGTACCGCCGGTACATGGCATGGACCGAGGACGGCTCCTGGAAGAGGCTCCCCTCCTACAACCGGGCCCTCAGGCAGG ATCGAGATCCAGAGAGCCCCAATCGATTGTTCACCAGGAATACAGATGTGGAGGGATCCTGCTTTGAGTACGCCATGTTCCTGAACGCGTCGGAGAGAAGGATTCTGTGTATATTCCAGCCTGGACCATTATTGGAGGGACCCCCCTG ccctgtgCCTTTAGGGTCTACAGTCCTGATCGAAGCTCGCATCGAGAGGGTAGTCGACAGAaagatattcatgtcctgtcTCATCACCAGCGGCATCAGCCCCAAGGTTCATGTGGACGGCAGCA
- the them4 gene encoding acyl-coenzyme A thioesterase THEM4 isoform X5, whose protein sequence is MMALYRRYMAWTEDGSWKRLPSYNRALRQDRDPESPNRLFTRNTDVEGSCFEYAMFLNASERRILCIFQPGPLLEGPPCHTHGGAIFTLLDGVAGTCAYATMGPVLTANVNVNFQSPVPLGSTVLIEARIERVVDRKIFMSCLITSGISPKVHVDGSMLFIKCLGSGPANGK, encoded by the exons ATGATGGCGCTGTACCGCCGGTACATGGCATGGACCGAGGACGGCTCCTGGAAGAGGCTCCCCTCCTACAACCGGGCCCTCAGGCAGG ATCGAGATCCAGAGAGCCCCAATCGATTGTTCACCAGGAATACAGATGTGGAGGGATCCTGCTTTGAGTACGCCATGTTCCTGAACGCGTCGGAGAGAAGGATTCTGTGTATATTCCAGCCTGGACCATTATTGGAGGGACCCCCCTG ccACACCCATGGTGGTGCCATCTTCACCCTGCTTGATGGGGTAGCGGGGACATGTGCATACGCTACCATGGGCCCTGTCCTTACAGCCAACGTCAATGTCAACTTCCAGAG ccctgtgCCTTTAGGGTCTACAGTCCTGATCGAAGCTCGCATCGAGAGGGTAGTCGACAGAaagatattcatgtcctgtcTCATCACCAGCGGCATCAGCCCCAAGGTTCATGTGGACGGCAGCA